One segment of Marinobacter sediminum DNA contains the following:
- a CDS encoding FKBP-type peptidyl-prolyl cis-trans isomerase — MAQPRVVTIHYTLTNDQGEELDSSRVEGREPLSYLEGAQNIIGGLESALNEKNPGDQVKVSVEPAEGYGEVNEELVQPVPLTAFEGVDTIEPGMQFQAQTPGGPQVVRVVEVGDETVTIDANHPLAGETLHFDVEVVEAREATDEEQEHGHAH; from the coding sequence ATGGCCCAACCTCGTGTTGTCACCATCCATTACACGCTCACCAACGACCAGGGAGAAGAGCTTGATTCCTCCCGTGTAGAAGGTCGCGAGCCGCTGTCTTACCTGGAAGGTGCGCAGAACATTATCGGTGGACTGGAAAGTGCGCTGAACGAAAAGAACCCTGGCGATCAGGTCAAGGTATCTGTAGAGCCTGCTGAAGGCTATGGCGAAGTCAATGAAGAGCTGGTTCAGCCGGTTCCGCTTACCGCTTTCGAAGGTGTCGACACCATCGAGCCGGGCATGCAGTTCCAGGCACAGACTCCGGGCGGCCCTCAGGTTGTTCGTGTTGTGGAAGTTGGCGATGAGACCGTAACCATCGATGCCAACCATCCGCTGGCAGGCGAAACTCTGCACTTCGACGTTGAAGTTGTAGAAGCTCGCGAAGCGACTGACGAAGAGCAAGAGCACGGTCACGCTCACTAA
- a CDS encoding electron transfer flavoprotein subunit alpha/FixB family protein, translating to MSILVIAEHDNSSLKQATLNVVAAAKAIGGDIDVLVAGENCGAVAEAAAKAEGVNKVLVADNAAYGHFLGENLGELVAEVGKGYSHILAAAGTVGKDFMPRVAALLDVAQVSDIMRVESEDTFVRPIYAGNAIATVKSSDSIKVVTVRPTAFDPVAGEGGSAAVEQLDVVKDAGLSQFVSEELAKSDRPDLASAGIVVSGGRGMQNGDNFKMLEQVADLMGAAVGASRAAVDAGFVPNDMQVGQTGKIVAPQLYIAVGISGAIQHLAGMSDSKVIVAINKDEEAPIFQVADYGLVADLFEAVPQLEEELKKVL from the coding sequence ATGAGCATCCTTGTAATTGCTGAACATGACAACAGCAGCCTGAAACAGGCTACCCTGAATGTTGTAGCGGCTGCCAAGGCCATCGGCGGAGACATCGACGTACTGGTTGCCGGTGAGAACTGTGGTGCCGTTGCTGAAGCAGCTGCCAAGGCCGAAGGCGTTAACAAGGTACTGGTTGCCGATAACGCTGCTTATGGTCACTTCCTGGGCGAAAACCTGGGTGAGCTGGTTGCCGAAGTAGGTAAGGGCTACAGCCACATCCTGGCCGCCGCTGGCACCGTGGGCAAAGACTTCATGCCACGTGTTGCTGCACTGCTGGACGTTGCCCAGGTTTCCGACATCATGCGTGTGGAGTCCGAAGACACCTTCGTTCGCCCGATCTACGCTGGTAACGCCATTGCCACTGTAAAATCCAGTGACAGCATCAAGGTGGTTACTGTTCGTCCGACCGCGTTCGACCCGGTTGCTGGCGAAGGTGGCTCTGCCGCCGTTGAACAACTGGACGTTGTAAAAGACGCTGGCCTGTCCCAGTTCGTAAGCGAAGAGCTGGCCAAGTCTGACCGTCCTGATCTGGCAAGCGCCGGTATCGTTGTTTCCGGTGGTCGCGGCATGCAGAACGGCGACAACTTCAAGATGCTGGAGCAGGTTGCCGATCTGATGGGCGCAGCTGTTGGCGCTTCCCGTGCTGCGGTTGACGCCGGCTTCGTTCCGAACGACATGCAGGTTGGCCAGACCGGTAAGATTGTTGCTCCGCAGCTTTACATCGCTGTTGGTATTTCCGGTGCCATCCAGCACCTGGCCGGTATGTCTGACTCCAAGGTGATCGTTGCGATCAACAAGGATGAAGAAGCTCCGATCTTCCAGGTTGCCGATTACGGCCTGGTAGCGGACCTGTTCGAAGCAGTTCCGCAGCTTGAAGAAGAGCTGAAGAAAGTTCTGTAA
- the cydD gene encoding thiol reductant ABC exporter subunit CydD yields MAALAQSNRRWIRATVLAGIVVGLATIAQMVFLARIVHQGIIEDIPVASLSPLFAGLILAIVLRALAQGCQARFAAGCSEHVRVDARRQIHRHWQRTGPVAIGHSSAGELAREWIDHVEALHGYFARFLPQMTLSLIVPLTILVLVFYLDWLAGIFLLLSAPLIPLFMALVGMGAEKLNQQHFETISRLSGQFLDKVRGITTLQLFGQTSEATELIRKRSDRYRYITMKTLRVAFLSSAVLEFFSSVAIAVVAIYLGFGLLGSITYGPSDELTLFSGLLILLLAPEFFQPLRTLSQHYHDRAAALGAGAEILARLNTDYEGKRPVEGVAGDRPTDNCDEIRVDGVSLAYQEGKPILRNLGLTVQRGECVALTGPSGGGKSSLLHLLAGFMRPDAGSIVVLGQAPGEFSFGWLGQTGFLVHGTWADNLRLTTPDASDIAIETALHNVGLGPLLGDRKDGIYSQVSEDGQGLSGGQARRLSLARIFVADYDLILLDEPTAGLDADSEAFVLASLRKLALAGKTLIFSTHHHALLTLANRVLLVSDGEVRDA; encoded by the coding sequence CTGGCAGCGCTCGCCCAAAGCAACCGGCGGTGGATTCGGGCAACTGTGCTTGCGGGAATTGTCGTCGGCTTAGCGACCATTGCCCAGATGGTCTTCCTGGCGCGCATTGTCCATCAGGGCATTATTGAAGATATTCCCGTTGCCAGCCTGTCACCGCTTTTCGCTGGTCTCATATTGGCTATTGTTCTACGCGCCCTCGCCCAGGGGTGTCAGGCGCGTTTCGCTGCCGGTTGCAGTGAGCACGTCCGTGTCGATGCCAGACGACAGATTCATCGTCACTGGCAACGGACCGGCCCTGTGGCCATCGGGCATTCGTCTGCGGGCGAACTGGCCCGCGAGTGGATTGATCATGTCGAGGCGCTGCACGGCTACTTCGCCCGCTTTCTGCCCCAAATGACCCTCTCCCTGATTGTGCCGCTGACCATCCTGGTCCTGGTCTTTTACCTGGACTGGCTGGCCGGTATTTTTCTGCTGCTCTCTGCGCCGCTCATCCCTCTCTTCATGGCATTGGTCGGGATGGGCGCGGAGAAACTGAACCAGCAGCATTTCGAGACCATCAGCCGGCTCTCCGGACAGTTTCTGGACAAGGTGCGCGGGATTACCACGTTGCAGCTCTTTGGTCAGACTTCGGAGGCCACTGAGCTTATCCGGAAGCGGTCAGACCGCTACCGATATATCACCATGAAGACACTCCGGGTGGCGTTTCTCTCTTCGGCAGTACTGGAGTTTTTCTCCTCCGTTGCAATCGCCGTCGTTGCGATTTACCTAGGCTTTGGGCTGTTGGGCTCAATCACCTATGGGCCGTCGGACGAACTTACGCTGTTTTCCGGCCTGCTGATTCTGCTACTGGCACCGGAATTTTTTCAGCCGCTGCGGACACTCTCACAGCACTATCATGACCGGGCTGCAGCGTTGGGCGCGGGGGCGGAAATACTGGCCAGGCTGAACACGGATTATGAAGGTAAACGTCCTGTTGAGGGGGTTGCCGGCGACCGCCCTACCGATAATTGCGACGAGATTCGCGTTGACGGGGTTTCTCTTGCCTATCAGGAAGGCAAACCGATTCTTCGCAACCTTGGCCTCACTGTCCAGCGAGGCGAGTGTGTTGCGCTTACAGGACCCTCTGGCGGAGGCAAGTCTTCCCTGCTCCACCTATTGGCCGGATTCATGCGTCCGGACGCAGGCTCTATCGTAGTTCTTGGTCAGGCTCCCGGTGAGTTCAGCTTTGGCTGGTTGGGACAAACCGGGTTTCTGGTACATGGCACCTGGGCGGACAATCTCCGGCTAACTACCCCCGATGCATCCGACATTGCCATTGAAACGGCACTGCACAATGTCGGGCTCGGACCGCTTTTGGGAGACCGAAAAGACGGTATCTACAGTCAAGTGTCGGAAGACGGACAGGGACTCTCCGGCGGCCAGGCGCGACGCCTGAGCCTGGCGAGAATCTTCGTTGCGGATTATGATCTTATCCTGCTGGACGAGCCTACGGCAGGCCTGGATGCAGACAGTGAGGCCTTTGTACTGGCGAGCCTGAGAAAGCTTGCCCTGGCCGGCAAGACACTCATTTTTTCCACTCATCATCACGCGCTTCTGACGCTGGCGAACCGGGTCTTGCTGGTCTCTGACGGGGAGGTTCGCGATGCATGA
- a CDS encoding saccharopine dehydrogenase family protein: MTKTAETTYDLVVFGATSFVGQILTRYLLDTYGVGKSVNWAIAGRSEGKLNTLKNGLGKDGAALPVILADAADESSLKSMCEQTRVIISTVGPYALYGEPLVQACVRAGTDYCDLTGEVQWIRKMVDRYEDEAKASGARIVHCCGFDSIPSDMGVWFLQNQSEELFGTPCQDVRMRVKVMKGEFSGGTVASMMNIAKEAAADPKLRKELANPFSICPPDHRSETRQPSLKGAEYDKTFDAWLAPFVMGAINTRIVHRSNALQNARYGKEFTYDEAMMTGRGMKGRLAAYGITGGLGAFFTASAIKPTRWLVEKFVPQPGEGPSPEAQEAGYYDLRFVGRTADGKTIITKVTGDRDPGYGSTSKMLGEAGMCLAFDLPADQPGGFWTPSSLLDGKLMERLTSKAGLTFDVLETR; this comes from the coding sequence ATGACTAAAACAGCAGAAACGACCTACGACCTGGTTGTGTTCGGCGCCACCAGTTTTGTAGGGCAGATACTTACTCGTTATTTGCTCGACACCTACGGAGTGGGTAAATCAGTTAACTGGGCTATTGCCGGCCGCTCTGAAGGAAAACTGAACACGCTGAAAAACGGGTTAGGCAAAGACGGAGCAGCGCTTCCTGTCATTCTCGCCGACGCCGCGGATGAGAGCAGCCTCAAAAGCATGTGCGAACAGACCCGTGTCATTATTTCTACGGTTGGCCCTTATGCGCTCTATGGTGAACCACTGGTACAGGCCTGTGTCCGCGCCGGAACCGATTACTGCGATCTGACTGGCGAGGTTCAGTGGATCCGTAAAATGGTAGATCGTTACGAGGATGAGGCGAAGGCCTCCGGGGCCCGAATTGTCCATTGTTGCGGCTTCGACTCCATTCCTTCGGATATGGGAGTGTGGTTCCTGCAGAATCAGTCAGAGGAGCTCTTTGGCACGCCTTGCCAGGATGTCCGCATGCGGGTCAAGGTTATGAAAGGTGAGTTCTCGGGTGGCACTGTGGCATCGATGATGAACATTGCCAAAGAAGCGGCGGCAGATCCGAAGTTGCGCAAGGAGCTTGCCAACCCGTTTTCCATCTGCCCACCGGATCACCGGTCTGAGACGCGGCAGCCGAGCCTGAAAGGCGCCGAGTACGACAAAACGTTTGATGCCTGGCTGGCACCATTTGTGATGGGCGCAATCAATACCCGGATTGTTCACCGTTCAAACGCGCTGCAAAACGCGCGCTACGGCAAAGAGTTCACCTATGACGAGGCCATGATGACTGGCCGCGGAATGAAAGGGCGACTGGCCGCTTACGGTATAACAGGGGGCCTCGGCGCGTTCTTCACGGCCTCTGCCATCAAGCCCACTCGCTGGCTGGTAGAAAAGTTTGTACCACAGCCGGGTGAAGGTCCAAGCCCGGAGGCCCAGGAAGCAGGTTACTACGATCTGCGGTTTGTTGGCCGTACAGCAGACGGCAAGACCATCATCACCAAGGTGACAGGAGACAGGGACCCCGGCTACGGCTCGACCAGCAAGATGCTGGGTGAAGCGGGCATGTGTCTGGCCTTCGATTTGCCAGCCGACCAGCCGGGCGGCTTCTGGACGCCTTCATCGCTGCTGGACGGTAAACTGATGGAGCGTCTGACCAGCAAGGCCGGGCTGACTTTTGACGTGCTCGAGACCCGTTAA
- a CDS encoding electron transfer flavoprotein-ubiquinone oxidoreductase, producing MERESMEFDVLIVGGGPAGLSAACRVMQLAQEAGDELTVCVVEKGSEIGAHILAGTVFEPTALNELFPDWKEKGAPLNTPVTRDDIFLLKDQDKATKIPNGFVPKNMHNHGNYIISLGNLCRWLAEQAEQLGVEVYPGFAASETIVEDGQVKGIITGDMGVARDGSEKDGYMPGMELRAKYTLFTEGCRGHLGKRLVNDFKLDEGKDPQHYGIGIKELWDIDPSKHEPGLVVHTTGWPLKESGSTGGSFLYHLENGQVYVGLITDLSYSNPHLSPFEEFQRLKLHPEIKKYLEGGKRVSYGARAITKGGYNALPKMSFPGGLLLGCDAGTLNGSKIKGSHTAMKSGMLGAEAVFAALKDGKSGEEISSFQKKFEDSWLFKELYAERNFGPAMHKFGNVVGGAIAFFEQNILRGSLPITFHDTTPDYATMKPASEAKQISYPRPDNKLTFDRLTSVFISNTNHEEDQPVHLQLTDPEVPLRDNLPKYNEPAQRYCPAGVYEVVEKDDGSGKKFQINAQNCVHCKTCDIKDPAQNINWVTPEGGGGPNYPNM from the coding sequence GTGGAACGCGAATCGATGGAATTTGATGTTCTGATCGTCGGCGGCGGCCCTGCTGGCCTGTCGGCAGCTTGTCGTGTCATGCAGTTGGCACAGGAAGCTGGCGATGAACTGACCGTATGCGTGGTAGAGAAAGGGTCTGAAATCGGCGCGCACATCCTGGCCGGTACTGTATTCGAGCCCACTGCCCTCAACGAGCTCTTTCCGGACTGGAAAGAAAAAGGTGCCCCGCTGAACACGCCGGTCACCCGCGACGATATTTTCCTGCTGAAAGACCAGGACAAAGCGACCAAGATCCCGAATGGTTTTGTGCCCAAGAACATGCACAACCACGGCAACTATATTATCAGCCTCGGTAACCTGTGCCGCTGGCTCGCCGAGCAGGCAGAACAGCTGGGCGTTGAAGTTTATCCTGGCTTTGCGGCTTCCGAGACCATCGTTGAAGATGGCCAGGTTAAAGGCATCATTACCGGTGACATGGGCGTAGCCCGTGACGGTTCCGAAAAAGACGGCTATATGCCGGGTATGGAGCTGCGCGCCAAATACACCCTGTTCACAGAAGGCTGCCGCGGCCACCTCGGTAAGCGTCTGGTCAACGATTTCAAGCTGGACGAAGGCAAGGATCCGCAGCACTACGGCATCGGTATCAAGGAGCTGTGGGATATTGATCCGTCCAAACACGAGCCGGGCCTGGTTGTGCATACGACCGGCTGGCCACTGAAGGAGAGCGGTTCCACCGGCGGTTCTTTCCTGTATCACCTGGAAAACGGCCAGGTTTACGTGGGCCTGATCACGGATCTTTCCTACAGCAACCCGCACTTGAGCCCGTTCGAGGAATTCCAGCGCCTGAAACTGCACCCGGAAATCAAAAAATATCTCGAAGGCGGCAAGCGCGTTTCCTACGGCGCCCGCGCGATCACCAAAGGTGGCTACAACGCCCTGCCGAAGATGAGCTTCCCGGGTGGCCTGCTGCTGGGTTGTGATGCCGGCACCCTGAACGGTTCCAAGATCAAGGGCTCCCACACAGCCATGAAGTCGGGCATGCTGGGTGCAGAGGCAGTTTTCGCGGCGCTCAAGGACGGCAAGAGCGGTGAAGAGATCAGCAGCTTCCAGAAGAAGTTTGAAGACAGCTGGCTGTTCAAGGAGCTATATGCGGAGCGTAACTTCGGCCCGGCCATGCACAAATTTGGCAACGTGGTGGGTGGTGCGATCGCCTTCTTTGAGCAGAATATCCTGCGCGGCAGTCTGCCGATTACCTTCCACGACACCACGCCGGACTATGCAACTATGAAGCCTGCTTCCGAGGCGAAGCAGATCAGCTATCCGAGGCCGGACAACAAGCTGACCTTTGACCGCCTGACCTCGGTGTTTATTTCAAACACCAACCATGAGGAAGATCAGCCGGTTCACCTGCAACTGACTGATCCGGAGGTCCCACTGCGGGATAACCTGCCAAAGTACAACGAGCCCGCGCAACGCTACTGCCCGGCCGGCGTGTATGAAGTGGTCGAAAAAGACGACGGCAGCGGCAAGAAGTTCCAGATCAACGCCCAGAACTGTGTTCACTGCAAGACCTGCGATATCAAGGACCCTGCACAGAACATCAACTGGGTGACCCCGGAAGGTGGCGGCGGCCCCAACTATCCGAATATGTAA
- the cydC gene encoding thiol reductant ABC exporter subunit CydC, translated as MHELMPWLRLIFCRPGRLVLGGVLIFLTLLSGIGLLALSGWFITETALVGLALAAGLQASINLYVPGGGIRFFAISRTVSRYLERVYNHDTVLRLLTDIRVDLFGKLSTASRGNRSSLTGAQWLSRLTSDVDALDTLYLRLIAPFSLALLVTAVVVVVTGILFDGVIALGLASILAAALLLATLGVYLRTAGIARRQSDRQEQLRTAVVEHLEGFAELTAAGRTGKHAAWLMRQAHRFTSEQAKADGRVGWHQAMTHLLINLAAVFALWTGFTLFEKGLVSGPVLVLLPIALLGLAEIYGMLPDAFGKLGGTQASANRLNHGSQPPEELTTVGHSREKLPPGLSLLAQDLSVKHDDHAPLFTHFDLQLKKGERLGIIGHSGSGKSSLADTFAGLVTPFRGTVVTEKFSYLTQSTVLFEDTLRANLLLGNPEAGDAELWRVLELVGMADRFANEPDQLDTWLGSAGSRLSGGEARRIALGRVLLSRAQLLILDEPFTGVDAGTRTAISQRLNRWLEGRTVISLAHGPDALPDTDHVIHL; from the coding sequence ATGCATGAACTCATGCCATGGCTGCGACTGATTTTCTGCCGACCCGGTCGTCTCGTTCTGGGTGGTGTGTTGATTTTCCTGACTCTGCTTTCCGGCATCGGCCTGCTGGCGCTTTCCGGCTGGTTCATAACCGAGACAGCCCTGGTTGGTCTTGCTCTGGCTGCCGGTCTTCAGGCCAGTATTAATCTTTACGTGCCAGGTGGTGGTATCCGGTTCTTTGCGATTTCCAGAACGGTCTCACGGTATCTGGAGCGGGTCTATAACCACGACACCGTGCTGCGCCTGCTGACGGATATACGCGTTGACCTGTTCGGTAAACTATCAACAGCCAGTCGTGGGAATCGTAGCAGCCTTACCGGCGCACAATGGCTGTCCAGGCTAACGAGCGATGTAGACGCCCTGGATACCCTCTATCTCCGGCTTATAGCCCCTTTCTCGCTGGCGCTCCTGGTAACGGCCGTGGTGGTCGTTGTGACAGGCATTCTGTTCGATGGCGTGATCGCACTTGGCCTCGCAAGTATTCTTGCGGCTGCCCTGCTACTGGCAACGCTTGGTGTTTATCTCCGCACCGCCGGAATCGCCCGACGGCAAAGCGACCGGCAGGAGCAGCTCCGCACGGCTGTGGTAGAGCACCTCGAAGGCTTTGCGGAGCTGACAGCTGCGGGGCGGACGGGAAAACATGCAGCCTGGCTGATGCGACAGGCACACCGGTTTACATCAGAACAGGCGAAGGCCGATGGCCGGGTGGGCTGGCATCAGGCTATGACCCATTTGTTGATAAATCTTGCGGCGGTATTCGCCCTGTGGACGGGCTTTACGCTTTTCGAAAAAGGGCTGGTCTCCGGGCCGGTGCTGGTTTTGCTGCCTATTGCGCTGCTGGGACTGGCGGAAATCTACGGGATGCTTCCAGACGCCTTCGGCAAACTTGGAGGTACCCAGGCCTCGGCTAACCGGTTGAACCATGGCAGCCAGCCGCCGGAGGAGCTGACGACCGTCGGGCACTCACGGGAGAAACTCCCCCCGGGTCTGTCATTGCTGGCGCAGGATCTAAGCGTGAAACACGACGATCATGCCCCGCTGTTTACTCACTTTGATTTGCAGCTGAAAAAGGGCGAGCGGCTTGGGATTATCGGGCATTCCGGCAGTGGCAAATCGTCCCTGGCTGACACCTTTGCCGGTCTTGTAACGCCATTTCGTGGGACCGTGGTGACCGAGAAATTTAGCTACCTCACTCAGAGCACCGTTCTTTTCGAGGATACGCTCCGGGCGAATCTGTTGTTGGGGAATCCCGAGGCCGGCGATGCCGAGCTCTGGCGTGTGCTTGAGCTGGTGGGGATGGCCGATCGATTTGCCAACGAGCCGGATCAGCTTGATACCTGGTTGGGTAGCGCCGGCAGCCGTCTGTCCGGTGGCGAGGCCCGGCGTATTGCTCTGGGTCGGGTGCTGCTAAGCCGGGCTCAGTTGCTGATCCTTGACGAACCGTTTACCGGCGTTGACGCGGGAACCCGAACGGCCATCAGCCAGAGATTGAACCGGTGGCTCGAAGGCAGAACGGTGATCAGCCTGGCCCACGGGCCGGATGCCCTTCCGGACACCGACCACGTGATTCACTTATAG
- a CDS encoding putative RNA methyltransferase → MTITPFDALACPLDGCPLAPIDKSWRCENGHSFDVARQGYVHLLPVQKKRSLEPGDSKEMVAARQRFLNEGFYEPISHAVNDAVIEALPTDRVVSILDAGSGEGYYLRRLASSVDGQNSLSLMGVDISKWAVLAAAKQDRRVRWVVGSNANLPALQASVDLVLCLFGFPVYSEFSRVLRPGGQLVQVDAGADHLRELREVIYPELKPSGEAGAMSPDGFRLIDSTALRFEVSLPDKERIADLLAMTPHLYRANAEGLEKAAALESLDVTVDVVLKRFEKL, encoded by the coding sequence ATGACGATAACCCCCTTTGACGCTTTGGCCTGTCCGCTGGACGGATGCCCTCTCGCCCCCATAGACAAAAGCTGGCGCTGTGAAAATGGGCACAGCTTTGATGTGGCCCGTCAGGGGTACGTGCATCTTTTACCGGTTCAAAAGAAACGCTCACTGGAGCCTGGCGACAGCAAGGAGATGGTGGCCGCCCGCCAAAGATTCCTGAATGAAGGTTTTTACGAGCCGATTTCCCATGCGGTAAACGACGCTGTTATTGAAGCGCTGCCCACTGACCGAGTTGTCTCGATACTGGATGCAGGTTCAGGTGAAGGGTATTACCTCCGCCGGCTGGCATCTTCCGTTGACGGCCAAAACAGTCTTTCCCTGATGGGTGTCGATATATCGAAATGGGCGGTATTGGCGGCAGCAAAACAGGATCGCCGGGTACGATGGGTGGTAGGAAGCAACGCCAACCTGCCAGCCTTGCAGGCGTCGGTTGATCTGGTTCTTTGCCTGTTTGGTTTCCCGGTCTACAGCGAGTTTTCCAGAGTGCTCAGGCCCGGTGGACAACTGGTGCAGGTTGATGCCGGGGCAGATCACCTCCGGGAACTGCGTGAGGTTATCTATCCCGAGTTGAAACCATCCGGTGAGGCCGGGGCAATGTCTCCTGATGGCTTTCGCCTGATCGATTCCACAGCGTTACGATTTGAGGTTTCCCTGCCTGACAAGGAACGGATTGCGGACCTGCTGGCGATGACTCCACATCTTTACCGGGCCAATGCCGAGGGTCTTGAGAAAGCAGCCGCACTTGAATCACTGGACGTCACCGTGGACGTGGTACTGAAGCGTTTTGAGAAGTTGTGA
- a CDS encoding electron transfer flavoprotein subunit beta/FixA family protein: MKVLVAVKRVIDYNVKVRVKPDNTGVDLANVKMAMNPFCEIAVEEAVRLKEKGVASEIVVVSIGPKACQEQIRTALALGADRGIHVETDEEVQSLEAAKLLKSVVEKEEPKMVILGKQSIDSDNNQTGQMLAALTGMAQGTFASEVVVEGDKVNVTREVDGGLMTLSLNLPAVVTTDLRLNEPRYASLPNIMKAKKKPLESVSPADLGVDVAPRLSTLKVEAPASRQAGVKVADVAELVDKLKNEAKVI, from the coding sequence ATGAAGGTTCTGGTCGCTGTAAAACGAGTAATCGACTACAACGTAAAGGTGCGTGTCAAGCCGGACAACACTGGTGTTGATCTCGCCAACGTCAAGATGGCAATGAACCCGTTCTGTGAAATCGCGGTTGAAGAAGCGGTTCGCCTGAAGGAAAAGGGTGTTGCCAGTGAAATCGTGGTGGTTTCTATCGGCCCGAAAGCATGCCAGGAGCAGATTCGCACTGCACTTGCCCTGGGCGCGGACCGCGGTATCCACGTAGAAACAGATGAAGAGGTTCAGTCTCTCGAAGCGGCCAAGCTGCTGAAGTCTGTTGTCGAGAAGGAAGAGCCGAAAATGGTTATTCTCGGCAAGCAGTCCATTGATTCCGACAACAACCAGACTGGCCAGATGCTGGCCGCGCTGACCGGTATGGCTCAGGGCACCTTCGCTTCCGAAGTGGTTGTTGAAGGCGACAAGGTTAACGTTACCCGTGAGGTAGACGGTGGTCTGATGACCCTTTCCCTGAACCTGCCGGCGGTTGTTACCACCGACCTGCGTCTGAACGAGCCGCGCTACGCTTCTCTGCCGAATATCATGAAGGCCAAGAAGAAGCCGCTTGAGTCGGTGAGCCCGGCTGATCTGGGTGTCGACGTTGCTCCGCGCCTGTCCACTCTGAAGGTTGAAGCACCCGCTTCCCGTCAGGCAGGTGTCAAAGTGGCTGATGTTGCTGAGCTGGTCGATAAACTGAAGAACGAAGCGAAGGTGATCTAA
- a CDS encoding DUF1285 domain-containing protein, producing the protein MSTNPESLASQIKETVKNPANPPLEQWNPELSGDMDLRISRDGQWIFKGEPLAREAIVRLFSTILRREDDGEYYLVTPVEKWRIQVEDTPLLAHSLQVEGQGDRQVISLTTNVGENLEIGKHHPLEIGTYPGSQEPRPVVWLRHGVEARLVTAAYYDLAEHVVERNEDGHPVLGVFSHGIFYKIGQSG; encoded by the coding sequence ATGAGCACGAATCCGGAAAGTCTTGCATCACAGATTAAGGAAACCGTGAAAAATCCCGCCAATCCGCCTCTTGAACAATGGAATCCCGAGTTGTCCGGCGACATGGACTTACGCATCAGCCGGGACGGGCAGTGGATCTTCAAGGGCGAGCCGCTTGCACGGGAAGCGATCGTACGGCTGTTCTCCACCATTCTGCGCCGGGAAGATGATGGCGAGTATTACCTGGTGACACCGGTAGAGAAGTGGCGGATTCAGGTTGAGGACACCCCGCTTCTGGCCCATTCGCTGCAGGTGGAGGGGCAGGGCGACCGGCAGGTGATTTCACTCACCACTAACGTGGGCGAAAACCTGGAAATCGGCAAACACCATCCCCTCGAGATTGGCACTTACCCCGGCTCTCAAGAGCCCCGGCCGGTTGTCTGGCTTCGTCATGGCGTGGAAGCTCGCCTGGTTACTGCCGCCTATTACGATCTTGCGGAGCATGTTGTAGAGAGAAATGAGGACGGCCACCCGGTTCTGGGCGTGTTTAGTCACGGAATTTTCTACAAAATCGGGCAGAGTGGTTGA
- a CDS encoding radical SAM protein, whose protein sequence is MYSFPIDYVEPVFRPPSEAKSLILPVTNGCSWNKCTFCEMYTQPQKKFRARKPDDVLQDIENAARSLGGVRRVFLADGDAMVLPTRRLLEILRQLRSAFPDLQRVSSYCLPRNLAKKTVEELAQLKEAGLEILYIGMESGDDEILRRVNKGETWESTRSALLKIREAGLTSSVMVLNGLGGETLSRQHAINTATLCNETQPDYLSTLVVSFPQGEERFREGFGDDFVPLSQQGLFEEIRLFLENLELEKTIFRSDHASNYLVLKGTLGRDKQKMLDQVNLAITNPGAAPLRAEWMRGL, encoded by the coding sequence ATGTACAGCTTCCCGATTGATTACGTTGAGCCGGTCTTCCGGCCGCCCAGTGAAGCCAAATCCCTGATTCTCCCGGTAACCAATGGCTGCTCATGGAATAAATGTACGTTCTGCGAGATGTACACCCAGCCTCAGAAGAAGTTCCGGGCCCGTAAGCCGGATGACGTGCTCCAGGACATTGAGAATGCAGCCCGGAGCCTGGGCGGTGTTCGCCGGGTTTTCCTGGCGGATGGGGACGCCATGGTGTTACCCACGCGTCGGCTACTCGAAATTCTTCGCCAGCTTCGGAGTGCCTTTCCGGATCTGCAGCGGGTTTCCAGCTACTGCCTACCGCGCAACCTTGCAAAGAAAACTGTGGAAGAGCTGGCGCAGCTGAAAGAGGCTGGCTTAGAGATCCTCTATATCGGCATGGAATCCGGCGACGATGAAATCCTGCGCCGGGTCAACAAGGGCGAAACCTGGGAGTCCACCCGGTCGGCCCTGCTTAAAATCCGTGAAGCCGGCCTGACCAGTTCTGTCATGGTCCTGAATGGCCTGGGCGGCGAGACGCTTTCCCGGCAACATGCCATTAACACCGCCACGCTTTGCAACGAGACCCAGCCGGATTATCTGTCAACGCTGGTGGTGAGCTTCCCGCAAGGCGAAGAGCGCTTCCGGGAGGGCTTTGGCGACGATTTTGTACCGTTGTCCCAGCAGGGCCTGTTTGAGGAGATTCGTTTGTTCCTTGAAAACCTGGAACTTGAGAAAACGATCTTCCGTAGTGATCACGCCTCCAATTATCTGGTTCTCAAGGGCACTCTGGGCCGGGACAAGCAGAAAATGCTGGACCAGGTAAATCTGGCTATCACCAACCCCGGAGCAGCGCCACTTCGGGCGGAATGGATGCGCGGGTTGTAA